From Pseudomonas sp. G.S.17, the proteins below share one genomic window:
- the ftsH gene encoding ATP-dependent zinc metalloprotease FtsH, with protein sequence MAKNLILWLIIAAVLVTVMNNFSSPNEPQTLNYSEFIQQVKDGKVEKVAVDGYVITGKRGDGDTFKTIRPAIQDNGLIGDLVDNNVVVEGKLPEQQSIWTQLLVASFPILVIIAVFMFFMRQMQGGAGGKGGPMSFGKSKARLLSEDQVKTTLADVAGCDEAKEEVGELVEFLRDPGKFQRLGGRIPRGVLMVGPPGTGKTLLAKAIAGEAKVPFFTISGSDFVEMFVGVGASRVRDMFEQAKKHAPCIIFIDEIDAVGRHRGAGMGGGHDEREQTLNQLLVEMDGFEMNDGIIVIAATNRPDVLDPALLRPGRFDRQVVVGLPDIRGREQILKVHMRKVPMGEDVNPGVIARGTPGFSGADLANLVNEASLFAARTGKRIVEMKEFELAKDKIMMGAERKSMVMSEKEKQNTAYHEAGHAIVGRVVPEHDPVYKVSIIPRGRALGVTMFLPEEDRYSLSKRALISQICSLYGGRIAEEMTLGFDGVTTGASNDIMRASQIARNMVTKWGLSEKLGPLLYGEDENEGYLGRGGGGPSSGLSAETARLIDSEVRSIIDQCYGTAKQILTDNRDKLDAMADALMKYETIDAEQIDDIMAGRAPREPRDWEGGSGTPSAPVTPPDIRPETPIGGPAAEH encoded by the coding sequence ATGGCAAAGAATTTGATCCTGTGGTTGATCATCGCGGCTGTCCTTGTGACGGTGATGAACAACTTCTCCAGCCCGAACGAGCCGCAGACCCTCAACTATTCCGAGTTCATCCAGCAGGTCAAGGATGGCAAGGTTGAGAAGGTTGCCGTTGATGGTTACGTCATCACCGGCAAGCGCGGCGACGGCGACACCTTCAAGACCATTCGTCCGGCCATTCAGGACAACGGTCTGATCGGCGATCTGGTCGATAACAATGTGGTTGTCGAAGGCAAGCTGCCTGAGCAGCAGAGCATCTGGACTCAGCTACTGGTTGCCAGCTTCCCGATCCTCGTGATCATCGCCGTGTTCATGTTCTTCATGCGCCAGATGCAAGGTGGTGCGGGAGGCAAGGGCGGGCCGATGAGTTTCGGCAAGAGCAAGGCGCGTCTGCTGTCGGAAGATCAGGTCAAGACGACCCTGGCTGATGTTGCAGGTTGCGACGAAGCCAAGGAAGAAGTTGGCGAGCTGGTCGAGTTTCTCCGTGATCCGGGCAAATTCCAGCGTCTTGGCGGCCGCATTCCACGCGGCGTGCTGATGGTAGGTCCACCGGGTACCGGTAAAACCCTGCTTGCCAAGGCGATTGCCGGCGAAGCGAAAGTGCCGTTCTTCACTATTTCCGGTTCTGACTTTGTAGAGATGTTCGTGGGTGTCGGTGCAAGCCGCGTCCGTGACATGTTCGAACAAGCCAAGAAACACGCACCTTGCATCATCTTCATCGACGAAATCGATGCCGTGGGTCGCCATCGTGGCGCTGGCATGGGTGGTGGTCACGACGAGCGCGAACAGACTCTCAACCAGTTGCTGGTAGAGATGGACGGCTTCGAAATGAACGATGGCATCATCGTCATTGCGGCTACCAACCGTCCTGACGTACTCGATCCAGCCTTGCTGCGTCCAGGTCGTTTCGACCGTCAGGTCGTGGTCGGTCTGCCGGATATCCGTGGTCGCGAACAGATCCTCAAAGTCCACATGCGCAAAGTGCCTATGGGTGAAGACGTTAATCCGGGCGTAATCGCTCGTGGTACGCCTGGCTTCTCCGGTGCCGACCTTGCCAACCTGGTCAACGAGGCTTCGCTGTTCGCAGCCCGTACCGGCAAGCGCATTGTTGAGATGAAAGAGTTCGAGCTGGCCAAAGACAAGATCATGATGGGCGCCGAGCGCAAATCCATGGTCATGTCCGAGAAAGAAAAGCAGAACACTGCTTATCACGAAGCGGGTCACGCTATTGTCGGTCGTGTAGTGCCTGAGCATGATCCGGTCTACAAAGTCTCGATCATTCCTCGTGGTCGTGCGCTGGGTGTAACCATGTTCCTCCCCGAGGAAGACCGTTACAGCCTGTCCAAGCGTGCCTTGATCAGCCAGATCTGTTCGCTGTATGGCGGTCGTATCGCTGAAGAGATGACGCTGGGCTTCGACGGTGTGACCACCGGCGCATCCAACGACATCATGCGTGCAAGCCAGATTGCCCGGAACATGGTGACCAAATGGGGTCTTTCGGAAAAACTCGGTCCGCTGCTGTACGGCGAAGATGAGAACGAAGGCTACCTGGGTCGCGGTGGTGGTGGTCCAAGCAGCGGTTTGTCGGCTGAGACGGCTCGTTTGATCGACTCCGAAGTGCGCAGCATCATTGACCAGTGCTACGGCACGGCCAAGCAGATCCTTACGGATAATCGCGACAAGCTGGATGCGATGGCTGATGCGCTGATGAAGTACGAAACGATCGATGCCGAGCAAATCGACGACATCATGGCTGGCCGTGCTCCGCGCGAGCCGCGCGATTGGGAAGGTGGTTCGGGTACGCCAAGTGCGCCGGTCACTCCTCCGGACATCCGTCCAGAAACCCCGATCGGCGGTCCAGCTGCTGAACACTAA
- the tpiA gene encoding triose-phosphate isomerase → MRRPMVAGNWKMHGTRASVAELIEGLAAQALPGGVDVAVFPSSLHINLVIDGLQGKSIPVGAQNCAHEAGQGALTGEVSPSQLADAGCSLVLVGHSERRQIMGESNEVLIRKFAAAQASGLTPVLCIGETREEREAGETLAVVGQQLGSVIEALGIEALVNAVIAYEPVWAIGTGLTASPQQAQDVHAAIRAQLAKENAEVAQGVRLLYGGSVKAANAVELFSMPDIDGGLIGGASLNADEFGAICRAAGN, encoded by the coding sequence ATGCGTCGCCCTATGGTAGCTGGTAACTGGAAGATGCACGGTACCCGCGCCAGCGTCGCTGAGCTGATCGAGGGCCTTGCTGCACAGGCTCTCCCTGGCGGTGTTGATGTCGCGGTATTTCCGTCGAGCCTGCACATCAATCTGGTGATTGATGGTTTGCAAGGCAAGTCGATTCCTGTTGGTGCGCAGAATTGCGCCCACGAAGCAGGGCAGGGTGCGTTGACCGGTGAAGTATCGCCGAGTCAGCTGGCTGATGCAGGTTGCAGTCTTGTGCTTGTAGGGCATTCGGAGCGTCGCCAGATCATGGGCGAAAGCAATGAGGTTCTGATTCGCAAGTTCGCTGCGGCTCAGGCAAGTGGCCTGACGCCCGTGCTGTGTATTGGCGAAACTCGCGAAGAGCGCGAAGCTGGCGAAACGCTTGCAGTTGTCGGGCAGCAGCTTGGCAGTGTCATTGAAGCGCTGGGTATTGAAGCTCTGGTCAATGCGGTAATTGCTTACGAGCCGGTCTGGGCCATTGGCACCGGGCTGACTGCTTCGCCTCAACAGGCGCAGGATGTGCACGCCGCTATTCGTGCACAACTGGCGAAAGAGAATGCTGAGGTCGCACAAGGCGTGCGACTTCTTTATGGCGGCAGCGTGAAGGCGGCCAATGCGGTCGAACTGTTCAGCATGCCGGATATCGATGGGGGGCTCATTGGTGGAGCGTCCCTGAATGCAGATGAGTTCGGTGCGATCTGTCGCGCCGCGGGAAACTGA
- the rbfA gene encoding 30S ribosome-binding factor RbfA — MAKEYSRTQRIGDQMQRELAQLIRREIKDPRVGLVTITAVDVSRDVGHAKIFMTVMGQDSAEEIAQTIKVLNSAAGFLRMQLAREMKLRSVPQLHFHYDESVVRGAHLSALIERAVAEDGQHPESAAQTAKPESTEE; from the coding sequence ATGGCAAAAGAATATAGCCGTACCCAACGCATTGGCGATCAGATGCAGCGCGAGCTGGCCCAGCTGATCCGCCGCGAAATCAAAGACCCGCGCGTAGGTCTGGTCACCATTACGGCTGTTGATGTCAGCCGTGATGTGGGTCACGCGAAGATTTTCATGACCGTGATGGGTCAGGACAGTGCTGAAGAAATCGCCCAGACCATCAAGGTGCTCAATTCCGCTGCAGGTTTCCTGCGCATGCAATTGGCCCGCGAAATGAAGCTGCGTAGCGTTCCTCAGTTGCACTTCCACTACGACGAAAGCGTCGTGCGTGGCGCGCACCTCTCGGCTTTGATCGAGCGCGCAGTGGCTGAAGACGGTCAGCATCCGGAAAGCGCGGCGCAGACCGCGAAGCCAGAAAGCACCGAGGAATAA
- the secG gene encoding preprotein translocase subunit SecG, with protein sequence MLETVVVVFHLLGALGVVALVLLQQGKGADAGASFGAGASNTVFGSQGSSTFLSKFTAILAAAFFITSLGLGYFAKEKAQQLTQVGLPDPAVMEVKQKPAADDVPVLEGQKPAVVPADIPQAPEKK encoded by the coding sequence ATGCTGGAAACAGTCGTAGTCGTTTTTCATCTGTTGGGCGCTCTGGGCGTTGTTGCTCTGGTATTGCTGCAGCAGGGTAAAGGTGCGGACGCTGGCGCGTCATTCGGAGCAGGTGCATCAAATACTGTATTCGGAAGCCAAGGTTCCTCTACCTTTCTTAGTAAGTTTACTGCTATACTCGCCGCAGCTTTTTTCATAACCAGCTTGGGGTTAGGTTACTTTGCTAAAGAGAAAGCTCAACAGCTGACTCAGGTAGGTTTGCCAGATCCAGCGGTAATGGAAGTCAAGCAAAAGCCGGCAGCAGATGATGTTCCGGTTCTCGAAGGGCAAAAGCCAGCGGTAGTTCCAGCTGACATACCTCAAGCCCCAGAGAAGAAGTAA
- the rimP gene encoding ribosome maturation factor RimP: MSSKLEQLQALLAPVVVALGYECWGIEFSAQGRHSMLRIYIDKEGGVLVDDCAIVSRQVSGVLDVEDPIAAEYTLEVSSPGMERPLFTLEQFAKFAGDQVKIKLRSPFDGRRNFQGLLRGVEEQDVVVHVEDHEYLLPIDLIDKANIIPTFD; this comes from the coding sequence GTGTCGAGCAAGCTAGAACAGTTGCAGGCCTTGCTGGCCCCGGTGGTCGTGGCCCTGGGCTATGAATGCTGGGGCATTGAGTTTTCGGCTCAAGGTCGCCACTCAATGTTGCGTATTTATATCGATAAAGAGGGCGGTGTGCTGGTGGACGATTGCGCCATCGTGAGCCGTCAGGTCAGTGGCGTTCTGGATGTTGAAGATCCGATTGCTGCTGAATACACCCTTGAAGTTTCCTCGCCTGGCATGGAACGCCCGCTGTTCACTCTTGAGCAGTTTGCGAAATTTGCCGGCGACCAAGTGAAGATCAAGCTGCGTTCACCCTTCGATGGTCGACGCAACTTTCAGGGCCTTCTCCGCGGGGTGGAGGAACAGGATGTCGTGGTGCATGTAGAAGACCACGAGTATCTGTTGCCGATCGATCTGATCGACAAGGCCAACATTATTCCCACGTTTGACTGA
- the infB gene encoding translation initiation factor IF-2 translates to MTQVTVKELAKVVDTPVERLLQQMREAGLPHTAAEQVVTDNEKQALLTHLKSGHKAKVEEPRKITLQRKTTSTLRVAGSKSISVEVRKKKVFVQRSPEEIEAERKREMDERRAVENAARQKAEEEAKRRAEEDARNQPAGSAAVNNAVAAPTAPAPVAEPAPQAPVVSAAPAPAPAVDARKRDEQRRPDKPRSDDRNARGGDGDRKNAPHRASVKEKAPAPRVAPRTTDEESDSFRRGGRGKAKLKKRNAHGFQSPTGPVVREVKIGETITVGDLAQQMSVKAAEIIKFMFKLGTPATINQVLDQETAQLVAEELGHKVTLVSDNALEDSLAESLKFEGESFSRAPVVTVMGHVDHGKTSLLDYIRRAKVAAGEAGGITQHIGAYHVETERGMVTFLDTPGHAAFTAMRARGAKATDIVILVVAADDGVMPQTIEAVQHAKAAGVPLVVAVNKIDKPGADLDRIRSELSVHGVTSEEWGGDTPFVSVSAKVGTGVDDLLEAVLLQAEVLELKATPSAPGRGVVVESRLDKGRGPVATVLVQDGTLRQGDMVLVGSNFGRIRAMLDENGKSIKEAGPSIPVEILGLDGTPDAGDEMSVMTDEKKAREVAMFRQGKFREVKLARAHAGKLENIFENMGQEEKKTLNIVLKSDVRGSLEALQGALGGLGNDEVQVRVVGGGVGGITESDANLALASNAVLFGFNVRADAGARKIVEQEGLDMRYYNVIYDIIEDVKKALTGMLGSDVRENILGIAEVRDVFRSPKFGAIAGCMVLEGVVHRNRPIRVLREDIVIFEGELESLRRFKDDAAEVRAGMECGIGVKSYNDVKVGDKIEVFEKVQVARSL, encoded by the coding sequence ATGACGCAAGTCACGGTGAAAGAACTGGCCAAAGTGGTCGACACACCGGTAGAGCGCCTGTTACAGCAGATGCGTGAGGCAGGTCTGCCGCACACCGCCGCCGAGCAAGTTGTGACCGATAACGAGAAGCAAGCCCTGTTGACGCATTTGAAAAGCGGTCACAAGGCTAAAGTGGAAGAGCCGCGCAAGATCACTTTGCAGCGCAAAACCACGAGCACCCTGCGCGTTGCTGGCAGCAAGAGCATCAGCGTTGAAGTTCGCAAGAAAAAAGTATTCGTTCAGCGCAGCCCGGAAGAAATCGAAGCCGAGCGCAAACGCGAAATGGACGAACGTCGCGCAGTAGAAAATGCTGCTCGTCAAAAGGCTGAGGAAGAAGCCAAGCGCCGCGCCGAAGAAGACGCACGCAATCAGCCTGCCGGGTCTGCTGCAGTCAACAACGCTGTTGCAGCGCCGACGGCTCCAGCTCCGGTTGCCGAGCCTGCGCCACAAGCGCCGGTTGTTTCTGCCGCGCCTGCTCCGGCCCCAGCTGTTGATGCGCGCAAGCGTGACGAACAGCGTCGTCCGGACAAGCCACGCAGCGACGACAGAAATGCTCGTGGCGGCGACGGCGATCGCAAGAACGCTCCGCATCGCGCCTCTGTTAAAGAGAAAGCGCCAGCGCCACGTGTTGCGCCACGTACTACCGACGAAGAAAGCGACAGCTTCCGTCGCGGTGGTCGCGGCAAGGCCAAGCTGAAGAAACGCAACGCCCACGGTTTCCAGAGCCCAACCGGCCCTGTCGTGCGTGAAGTGAAGATCGGCGAGACCATCACTGTTGGCGATCTTGCCCAGCAGATGTCGGTCAAGGCTGCTGAAATCATCAAGTTCATGTTCAAGCTGGGTACTCCAGCCACCATCAACCAGGTACTGGATCAGGAAACTGCCCAACTGGTTGCTGAAGAACTGGGCCACAAAGTCACCCTGGTCAGCGACAACGCCCTGGAAGATTCCCTGGCCGAGTCCCTGAAGTTCGAAGGCGAATCGTTCTCCCGTGCTCCGGTTGTGACCGTAATGGGCCACGTCGACCATGGTAAGACTTCCCTGCTCGACTATATCCGTCGTGCCAAGGTAGCTGCAGGCGAAGCCGGCGGCATCACCCAGCACATCGGTGCCTACCACGTTGAAACCGAACGCGGCATGGTCACCTTCCTCGACACCCCGGGTCACGCTGCGTTTACCGCAATGCGTGCTCGTGGTGCCAAGGCAACGGATATCGTGATCCTGGTAGTTGCAGCGGACGACGGCGTGATGCCGCAGACCATTGAAGCTGTTCAGCATGCCAAGGCTGCTGGCGTTCCACTGGTAGTTGCAGTGAACAAGATCGACAAGCCGGGCGCTGATCTCGATCGCATCCGTAGCGAGTTGTCGGTTCACGGCGTGACATCCGAAGAGTGGGGCGGTGATACGCCGTTCGTTTCGGTTTCCGCGAAAGTGGGTACCGGTGTAGACGACCTGCTGGAAGCTGTTCTGCTGCAAGCCGAAGTCCTGGAACTCAAGGCAACGCCTTCGGCTCCTGGCCGTGGTGTTGTGGTCGAGTCCCGTCTGGACAAGGGCCGTGGTCCTGTCGCGACGGTTCTGGTTCAGGACGGTACGCTGCGTCAAGGCGACATGGTTCTGGTCGGTTCGAACTTCGGCCGTATCCGTGCCATGCTCGACGAGAACGGCAAGTCTATCAAGGAAGCAGGTCCATCGATTCCGGTCGAAATCCTGGGTCTTGATGGCACGCCGGACGCTGGCGACGAGATGAGCGTAATGACTGACGAGAAGAAAGCGCGAGAAGTCGCGATGTTCCGTCAGGGCAAGTTCCGCGAAGTCAAACTGGCCCGTGCTCACGCCGGCAAGCTTGAAAACATCTTCGAGAACATGGGTCAGGAAGAGAAGAAGACGCTTAACATCGTCCTCAAATCCGATGTCCGTGGCTCGCTGGAAGCATTGCAGGGCGCCTTGGGCGGCCTGGGTAACGATGAAGTGCAAGTGCGCGTAGTCGGTGGCGGTGTCGGTGGTATCACCGAAAGCGACGCCAACCTGGCACTGGCCTCCAACGCTGTTCTGTTCGGCTTCAACGTGCGTGCCGATGCTGGCGCGCGCAAGATCGTCGAGCAGGAAGGTCTGGATATGCGTTACTACAACGTGATCTACGACATCATCGAAGACGTCAAGAAAGCCCTCACCGGTATGCTTGGCAGCGACGTTCGGGAAAATATCCTGGGTATCGCCGAAGTGCGTGACGTGTTCCGTTCTCCGAAATTCGGCGCAATCGCCGGTTGTATGGTTCTTGAAGGTGTTGTTCACCGTAACCGTCCAATCCGTGTTCTGCGTGAAGACATCGTTATCTTTGAAGGCGAGCTGGAATCCCTGCGCCGCTTCAAGGACGACGCTGCCGAAGTTCGTGCCGGCATGGAATGCGGTATTGGCGTCAAGAGCTACAACGACGTCAAGGTCGGTGACAAGATCGAAGTCTTCGAGAAGGTCCAAGTGGCTCGCAGCCTCTAA
- the nusA gene encoding transcription termination factor NusA, whose protein sequence is MSKEVLLVVESVSNEKGVPAGVIFEALELALATATKKRFEDEVELRVEINRQTGAYETFRRWTVVEDEDLDDPAYELAVDQAQAKKPGAVAGDLIEEKIDSIEFGRIAAQTAKQVIVQKVREAERAQVVDAYRERLGEIISGTVKKVTRDNVIVDLGNNAEALLAREDIISRETFRVGVRVRALLKEIRTENRGPQLILSRTAPEMLIELFRIEVPEIAEGLIEVMAASRDPGSRAKIAVRSKDKRIDPQGACIGMRGSRVQAVSGELGGERVDIVLWDDNPAQFVINAMSPAEVAAIIVDEDAHAMDIAVGADNLAQAIGRGGQNVRLASQLTGWTLNVMTESDIQAKQQAETGDILRNFIEELEVDEDLAQVLVDEGFTSLEEIAYVPVEEMLNIDGFDEDTVNELRARAKDRLLTKAIATEEKLADAHPAEDLLSLEGMDKDLAMELAVRGVVTREDLAEQSIDDLLDIDGIDDIRAGKLIMAARAHWFE, encoded by the coding sequence ATGAGCAAAGAAGTACTGCTGGTTGTTGAGTCGGTGTCCAATGAAAAGGGCGTTCCGGCAGGAGTGATTTTCGAAGCACTGGAGCTGGCGCTTGCCACTGCTACCAAGAAGCGCTTTGAAGATGAAGTTGAACTGCGTGTAGAAATCAATCGTCAGACGGGTGCCTACGAGACTTTCCGTCGCTGGACAGTGGTCGAAGACGAAGATCTGGACGATCCGGCATACGAATTGGCTGTCGACCAGGCGCAAGCCAAAAAGCCTGGTGCTGTTGCGGGCGATCTGATTGAAGAGAAGATCGATTCCATCGAATTCGGTCGCATCGCAGCTCAGACCGCCAAGCAAGTCATTGTGCAGAAGGTCCGTGAGGCTGAGCGTGCTCAGGTCGTCGACGCTTATCGTGAGCGTTTGGGCGAAATCATTTCCGGTACTGTTAAAAAAGTGACGCGTGACAATGTCATCGTTGATCTTGGCAACAATGCTGAAGCCTTGCTGGCACGTGAAGACATCATTTCGCGGGAGACTTTCCGCGTAGGTGTCCGCGTTCGGGCATTGCTCAAAGAAATACGCACTGAAAACCGTGGCCCTCAGCTGATCCTGTCGCGTACTGCGCCAGAGATGCTGATCGAGCTTTTCCGGATTGAAGTTCCGGAAATCGCCGAAGGTCTCATTGAGGTGATGGCTGCCTCTCGTGACCCGGGTTCGCGTGCAAAAATCGCTGTTCGCTCCAAGGACAAACGAATCGATCCGCAAGGCGCCTGCATCGGCATGCGTGGTTCGCGCGTTCAGGCTGTTTCTGGCGAGTTGGGCGGCGAGCGAGTGGATATTGTCCTTTGGGACGATAACCCGGCGCAGTTCGTCATCAACGCGATGTCCCCGGCTGAAGTCGCGGCAATCATCGTTGATGAAGATGCCCATGCAATGGACATCGCCGTTGGCGCGGACAACCTGGCGCAGGCCATTGGTCGCGGTGGTCAAAACGTTCGTCTGGCAAGTCAACTGACTGGCTGGACCCTGAACGTGATGACTGAATCGGACATCCAGGCTAAGCAGCAAGCAGAGACCGGCGACATTCTGCGCAACTTCATCGAAGAGCTGGAAGTCGATGAAGATCTCGCGCAGGTACTGGTTGATGAAGGCTTCACCAGCCTGGAAGAGATTGCCTATGTACCGGTGGAGGAGATGCTCAACATCGACGGCTTTGACGAAGATACCGTCAACGAGCTTCGCGCTCGGGCCAAGGATCGTTTGTTGACCAAAGCCATCGCTACTGAGGAAAAGCTGGCAGACGCCCATCCGGCCGAAGACCTGCTCTCGCTTGAGGGTATGGACAAGGATTTGGCGATGGAACTGGCGGTGCGCGGCGTTGTTACCCGCGAAGACCTGGCCGAGCAGTCTATTGACGACCTGCTCGACATCGACGGCATTGACGATATTCGTGCCGGCAAGTTGATCATGGCCGCCCGAGCCCATTGGTTCGAGTAA
- the folP gene encoding dihydropteroate synthase — MTSVLYPTRLPCGNRVLDLALTHVMGILNATPDSFSDGGRYNRLDAALRHAEAMVAAGATLIDVGGESTRPGARSVSPLEELERVAPVVEALHRELDVIISVDTSTPAVIRETARLGAGLINDVRSLRREGALDAAAATGLPVCLMHMRGEPGDMQDNPHYEDLLGEVSEFLRERMAQCTAAGIPNERIILDPGFGFAKSLDHNLSLFKHMQELHALGRPLLVGVSRKSMIGGALARPVGERLFGGLALAALAMTKGARILRVHDVAETVDVVRMIAAVEAAE, encoded by the coding sequence ATGACTTCTGTGCTGTACCCGACCCGGTTGCCTTGTGGCAACCGGGTTCTTGATTTAGCCCTTACGCACGTGATGGGAATCCTGAACGCTACCCCCGATTCGTTTTCGGATGGCGGTCGCTACAACCGTCTGGACGCCGCATTGCGTCACGCGGAGGCAATGGTTGCTGCAGGCGCGACGCTTATCGACGTCGGTGGCGAGTCGACGCGGCCCGGCGCACGCTCCGTATCTCCCCTTGAAGAGCTTGAGCGGGTCGCTCCGGTCGTCGAGGCGTTGCATCGCGAGCTGGATGTCATTATTTCCGTAGACACCTCCACGCCCGCGGTAATCCGCGAGACGGCGCGTCTCGGCGCCGGGCTTATCAATGATGTGCGTTCGTTGCGTCGCGAGGGGGCACTTGATGCTGCCGCTGCGACCGGCCTTCCCGTATGCCTCATGCATATGCGCGGTGAGCCTGGCGACATGCAGGACAATCCGCACTATGAAGATTTGCTGGGTGAAGTCAGTGAGTTCTTGAGGGAGCGTATGGCGCAGTGCACAGCTGCGGGTATACCGAACGAGCGCATCATTCTTGATCCGGGCTTTGGCTTCGCGAAAAGCCTCGACCACAACCTGAGTCTCTTTAAACACATGCAAGAGCTGCATGCTTTGGGACGTCCGCTGTTGGTTGGTGTCTCACGCAAGAGCATGATAGGCGGTGCATTGGCTCGACCTGTGGGCGAGCGTCTTTTCGGAGGTCTGGCACTGGCAGCGTTGGCCATGACCAAGGGCGCAAGAATTTTACGTGTGCATGATGTCGCCGAAACGGTTGATGTGGTGCGCATGATCGCCGCTGTAGAAGCGGCCGAATAA
- the glmM gene encoding phosphoglucosamine mutase, with the protein MTTKKYFGTDGIRGRVGQFPITPDFMLRLGWAAGMAFRRLGACRILVGKDTRISGYMFESALEAGLSAAGADVMLLGPMPTPAIAYLTRTFHAEAGIVISASHNPHYDNGIKFFSGQGTKLPDEIEMMIEELLDTPMTVVESEKLGKVSRINDAAGRYIEFCKSSVPSSTDFAGLKLVIDCAHGATYKVAPNVFRELGAQVTVLSAQPDGLNINKDCGSTHMGALQAAVLAEHADLGIGFDGDGDRVLMVDHTGAIVDGDDLLFIIARDLHERGRLQGGVVGTLMSNLGLELALGELNIPFVRANVGDRYVIAELQERNWQVGGENSGHIVCFQHTTTGDAIIAALQVLLALRRSNQSLAEARQALRKCPQVLVNVRFEGGVNPVEHPAIKQACQRVTDAMAGRGRVLLRKSGTEPLVRVMVEGEDEAQVRAYADELAKLVAEVCA; encoded by the coding sequence ATGACTACCAAGAAATACTTTGGAACAGACGGCATTCGTGGCCGTGTGGGGCAGTTCCCGATTACCCCTGATTTCATGCTGAGACTGGGTTGGGCTGCGGGTATGGCGTTTCGCCGCCTCGGCGCGTGTCGAATCCTGGTTGGCAAAGACACAAGAATTTCCGGTTACATGTTCGAATCGGCTCTGGAAGCAGGTCTGTCGGCTGCGGGCGCAGACGTCATGCTGCTCGGGCCAATGCCTACGCCAGCGATCGCCTATCTGACGCGTACCTTTCACGCTGAAGCGGGTATCGTGATCAGCGCCTCGCACAATCCGCATTACGACAACGGCATCAAGTTTTTCTCGGGCCAGGGCACCAAGCTGCCTGACGAGATCGAGATGATGATCGAAGAATTGCTGGACACGCCCATGACCGTCGTCGAGTCGGAAAAGCTCGGCAAGGTGTCGCGTATCAATGACGCTGCGGGTCGCTACATTGAATTTTGCAAAAGCAGCGTGCCCTCGAGTACTGACTTTGCCGGGCTCAAGCTGGTCATCGATTGTGCCCATGGCGCCACCTACAAGGTTGCCCCCAACGTGTTTCGCGAGCTGGGCGCTCAGGTAACCGTTCTGTCGGCACAGCCTGACGGGCTGAATATCAACAAGGATTGCGGTTCGACCCATATGGGCGCGCTTCAGGCTGCGGTCCTTGCGGAGCATGCGGATCTGGGTATCGGCTTTGACGGCGACGGCGACCGTGTCCTGATGGTCGATCACACCGGTGCCATCGTCGATGGCGATGATCTGCTGTTCATCATTGCCCGTGATCTTCACGAGCGCGGTCGCCTTCAGGGCGGCGTGGTCGGCACGCTGATGAGTAATCTGGGGCTTGAGTTGGCCCTGGGTGAGCTGAACATTCCGTTCGTGCGGGCAAATGTTGGCGATCGTTACGTCATCGCCGAGCTGCAAGAGCGTAACTGGCAAGTGGGTGGTGAAAACTCCGGCCATATCGTCTGCTTCCAGCACACGACTACCGGCGATGCGATTATCGCTGCACTGCAAGTGCTTCTGGCCCTGCGTCGCAGCAATCAAAGTCTGGCCGAGGCTCGCCAGGCGTTGCGCAAATGCCCGCAAGTGCTGGTCAATGTAAGATTTGAAGGCGGTGTGAACCCGGTTGAGCATCCGGCGATCAAGCAGGCTTGCCAGCGTGTAACTGACGCAATGGCCGGTCGTGGTCGCGTGCTTTTGCGCAAGTCTGGCACTGAGCCATTGGTTCGCGTGATGGTTGAGGGTGAGGATGAAGCCCAGGTTCGTGCCTATGCCGACGAGCTTGCAAAGCTGGTTGCAGAAGTTTGCGCCTGA